AGACCCTCAGCTATGACGTGACCCTGGACGTCCGCGACGCCGAGAATCCCGACGTCGCCTGGTTCCCCAGCGAAAGCGTCATCACCTTCGAGGCGAGCCCCGGCGGCTCCACGTTCCTGGACTTCATCGGGGACAGCGTTCAGGCCGTCTTCCTGAACGGCAAGAAGCTGCCCGTGGACGAGGTGGTCGAGGGCAGCCGGATCCGCCTGGACGGCCTCCGGGAGCTCAACCAGGTGACGGTCCTGGCCCGCGCACTCTACAGCCGCTCCGGCGAAGGTCTGCACCGTTACGTGGACCCCGCGGACGGCAAGACCTACCTGTACACCCAGTACGAACCCGCCGATGCACGGCGCGTGTTCGCGAACTTCGAGCAGCCCGATCTGAAGGCCCGTTACACTTTCCACGTCACGGCCCCGGCACACTGGCACGTCGCGTCGAACGGTGCCGAGACGGCCCGCACCCCGCTGGCCAGTGACCCACGGGCCGCACGCTGGGACTTCGCAGAAACCCTCCCCCTGAGCACCTACATCACCGCCGTGCTCGCGGGGCCGTACTTCACGGCCGAGGACAGCTGGACCGGCACGGATGCCGACGGCGAACCACTCGTGGTTCCGCTCGCGCTGTACTGCCGCGCCTCCCTGGCGGACTCCTTCGACACGGAGACGCTGTTCGCCCAGACCAAGCGCGGCCTGGACTTCTTCTCCGAGCTTTTCGACTACCCCTACCCCTGGGGGAAGTACGACCAGGCGTTCGTGCCCGAGTACAACCTCGGTGCCATGGAGAACCCCGGCCTGGTCACGTTCACCGAAGAGTACGTCTTCGCGTCGAAGGCCACGCAGGCCCAGTACGAGCAGCGCGCCAACACCCTGCTCCACGAGATGGCGCACATGTGGTTCGGCGACCTCGTGACCATGCAGTGGTGGGACGATCTGTGGCTCAAGGAGTCCTTCGCGGACTTCATGGGCACCCTCGGCGTCGACCGTGCGAGTGACTTCACGACCTCCTGGGTGAACTTCGCCAACCAGCGCAAGGCCTGGGCCTATGTCCAGGATCAGCTGCCCACCACGCACCCCGTGGTCGCGGACATCCCCGATCTGGAAGCCGCCAAGCAGAACTTCGACGGCATCACCTACGCCAAGGGCGCCGCAGTGCTCAAGCAGCTGGTGGCGTATGTGGGCTTCGACGCCTTCGTCGAAGGCGCCCGCAGCTACTTCAAGCGTCACGAGTTCGGCAACACCACGCTGGCCGATCTGCTCCACGAACTGGACGCCGCGTCCGGCAAGGAACTCGCGTCCTGGTCTCAGGCGTGGCTGGAGACCTCCGGCATCTCGACGCTGCGTCTCGAGATCCAGGACGACGACGGCGTCATCACCGCCGCGGGCATCGTCCAGGACGCGATCGACCCGATCACCGGAGCCGCCGCGCTGCGCCCGCACCGTCTGCGTCTCGGCCTGTACGAGCCGGACGCCACGGGACGCCTGGTCCGCACCGAGGTGCTGGACCTGGACGTCGACGGCGCCGAAACGGAGGTCGAGGCCCTGACCGGCCGCGCCCGGCCCGCGCTGGCCCTGCTGAACGACGACGACCTGAGCTACGCCAAGATCCGCCTGGACGACGTCTCCTACGAGACCGTCACCGGGCAGCTCGACCTCCTGGATGACCCCATGGCACGGGCGCTGGCCTGGAACGCCGTGTGGAGCGCCACCAGGGACGGCCAGCGACCGGCCGAGGAGTACCTCCGCATGGCGATGCGCTTCGCTCACACGGAGAACACGATCGGCGTCCTTCAGTCGGTGCTGAGCAACGCCGTCTTCGCGGTCAACCACTACGTGCCGGCCGATGGCCGCGACGCGCTGCGGGACGAACTGACGCGGACCGCCGTCGCGCGCCTCCAGGACGCCGAACCCGGCTCGGATGCTCAGCTCGCGTGGGCGCGGTGCGTCATGGCACTCAGCCTGCACAGCGGCGAGGCCCTTCACTTGATCACCGGCCTGCTGGGCGGTGGCCGCCAGGTGGACGGGCTGGTCCTCGACACCAAGCTCCGCTGGGCCGCCCTCCAGGCCCTGGCCGCTCATGGGCGACTGGACCGGCCCGCCCTCGACGCGGAACTGGCCCGCGAAGACAACGCGGACGCCCGCGCCGGGCACGCCCTGGCCGTCGCGGCCCGGCCCACCGCCGAGGCCAAGGCCGAGGCCTGGGCCGCGTGCGGCCCGGACACCGAGCTCTCCAACCGCAACTTCAGCGCGACGATCGCCGGCTTCATGACCGGTTCCGGCAAGCTCCTGGCACCGTATGTGGAGCCGTACTTCGAGCGTCTGACGAGCGTGTGGGGTTCGATGAGCATCGGCATGGCGAGCCGCCTGGTCCTCGGGTTCTTCCCGGATGCCCAGGATCTGGCCCCCGGTCAGGCACCGGCCGAGCACCCCGTGGTCGTGCAGTGCGACCAGTGGCTCGCCGCTCACGAGGACGCACCGCGCGCACTCCGCCGCCTCATCCTCGAGGAGCGGGACAAGCTGGTGCGTTCCCTGAGGGCCCAGGCGGCGGGCTCGCAGGCCTGACCGTCTCCGGCTGAGAACGCAAGGAGGGGCCCGCGGACGATCCGCCGGGCCCCTCCTTGCGTTTCACGGCTCAGCTGAGCAGCTGCAACGGGATCTCGCGTTCGACGGCGGAACCGGCGTCGAGCTCCACGCGGAAGGCCTGGCTGCCCGGGCGCTCCGCGAAGCCGCCACTCAGCTCGCCGTCCCGGAAGAGCAGGGCGGCGTAGTCGTCGACCGCGTAGCCCGAGGGCAGGGACCCCTCAGCGACCCAGCCCAGGTACCGCTCACGGCGTCCCGGCTCGCCGCGGTAGTGCGGGCAGGCGCTCCCGCGCAGCAGGCCGAGCCCATCGCTCAGGGGCGCCAGAGGGCCGAAGGAGTCGGTTGACGAGGCCTCGTACCAGCAGTTCATCCCGGCACTGATGCCGGCCAGCACGGCGCCTTGCGCCGCGGCCTGCGCCATCAGCTCCGAGACGTCGTGTCGTCTCCACAGTTCCAGCAGGTTCACGGTGGAACCGCCACCCACATAGACCACGTCCTGGTCGAGGAGCATGGCCGGGTCGGTGTAACCCCACGGGTCCCGGCAGAAGAGCGAGAGCACGGACGTCGTCACGCGCCCGCGGAAGGCGTCCTCGAAGCGCCGGATGTAGCCGCCGTCGTCGCCGCTCGCGGTCGGCACGAAGCAGACTTTCGGCCGGGACGAGCCGCTCAGGGCGAGGATCTGATCATCGATCAGCGAGGCGCCGTCCTCGGACATGGAGAACCCGCCACCGCCGAGCGTCACGATGGTGCCCCTCATGGCACGCGGTGCAGCCACTCGGGCGTGGAGAACTTGCTCGCGGCGAGCTCGCGTGCGGCCGCCAGCTCGGCGTCGCTGAGTTCGGCGCGCACGGCGCCGTAGCGTTCGGCGAAGACGTCCATCATCACGTCGATGATCGCCAGCCGGTCCAGGCCCGCCTGACGCTTCAGTGGATCCACACGCTTCTTCGCGCTCCGGGTGCCCTTGTCCGAGAGCTTCTCCTGCCCGATCCGCAGGACCTCCACCATCTTGTCAGCGTCGATGTCGTAGCTCATGGTCACGTGGTGCAGCATGCCGCCGTTGGCGAGCCTCTTCTGGGCCGCCCCGCCGATCTTGCCCTGGTCCGTGGCGATGTCGTTGAGAGGGACGTAGCGGGCTTTCACGCCCACCCGTTCGAGCGCCTCGATGACCCAGGCGTCCAGGAAGGCATACGACGCTTCGAAACTCTGGCCGTCCACGAGGCTCTGCGGCAGGTACAGGGAGTAGGTGATGCAGTTGCCGCCCTCCATGAACATCGCCCCGCCGCCGCTGATGCGGCGCACCACGTTGACGTGGTGACGGGCGACGCCCTCGGGGTTCAGCTCATTGCGGTACGACTGGAAGCTGCCGATGACGACGGCGGTCTCCTCCCAGTCCCAGAAGCGCAGCGCGGGACGGCGCTCCCCAGCCCCGACGGCCCGGGTGAGCACTTCGTCGAGGGCGACGTTCACCTCGGTGGGCAGGACGCCGGGGCCGATCACCTCCCACTCGTGATCCCGCCAGGTGCTGGCCAGGCCCAGGGCTCGCCGGACGGCCGTGGCGACCGATTCCGGGCTGAACCCGAAGAGCTGCGCGTTGACCGGCAGCGCGTCTTTGATCCGGCCCGCGAGGACGCTGGAGGGAGAGTCCGCGGGCGAGCCCTCCAGGGCGGCGTTGATGGCGTCCAGGGCCTCATCCGGCTCCAGGAAGAAGTCACCGCTGATGGAGACGTCCGCCAGTTTTCCGTCGCTCACCTCCAGGTCCGCGACGACCAGTTTTCCTCCGGGAACCTTGAACTCACCATGACGCTTCGGCATGTTCTCCAGCCTATCGCCCTGGGCAGACGCTTGATGGAGCCTGACCGTCAGCGCCGCTTGCCCGTTAACGCCGGAAGGGGCCACAGCCGAGCTGTGACCCCTTCCGGGAAGGCAAGGAGATTACTTCTTGCCGAAGCCCTTGAAGCGAGCGTTGAAGCGCTCCACGCGGCCGGCGGAGTCCATGATGCGCTGCTTGCCCGTGTAGAACGGGTGCGACTCAGAGGAGACTTCCACGTCGATGACGGGGTAGGTGTTGCCGTCTTCCCACTCGATGGTCTTCGAGGAGGTCGCGGTGGAGCGGGTCAGGAACTTGACGCCGGAAGCCAGATCGTTGAAAACGATGGCCTGGTACTTCGGGTGGATATCAGACTTCATCTTGGGGCCTTTGTTCGCGCCACTGGATTTTGCCAGCAGCAGGGATGATTCGGTGGCCATGACGGCCAGCTGTCAACTCTACAGCATCGGCCGCCACCCGGGCCAACCGGAGAGGTCAGTTGATGATCTCCGCACGCTCGTCCGCGCGGATCGCCGCGAGCCGGTCGCGCCAGCCCTGAAGCGCCTCCGGCGTCAGGCGCGTCCAATCGGTCACTTCGCCGAGGATCCGGAGGGGCTCCGCGCTGCGGTACGAGCGGGTGGGGTTGCCGGGGAACTTCTTGTCCGTGACGTTCGGATCGTTCTCGAAGTCGCCGGTCGGTTCCACGAGATACACCCGCGGTTCGCCCTCACCCGCGGCGAGTTCGGCGGCCAGCCCAGCCCCGTCCCGCAGCGCGGTGAAGTAGATGTGGTTCATCACGATCTCCGGCTTGTAATTGGACCGGAACCCCGCCGTGAGAAGATCTCCGGCCTTCAGATCGGCCTTGGTGCCGTGGTAGAACGGCCCCTCATCCAGTGCTTCGCTCATGACACCACGGTAGCAACGGGGACCATGTCCCGCACCGGCTGTCAGCGCGCCCGCAGCTCCCAGAACGCGACGGCGGACGCCGCCGCCACGTTGAGCGAGTCCACACCGGGCCGCATGGGGATCTCCACCGCGACGTCGGCGGCCTCGAGGGCCTCGGCCGTCACGCCGGCCCCCTCGGTCCCGAGGATCAGGGCGAGCCGTTCCGGGCTGCGCGCCGCGAGGGCGTCGATGGTCAGGGACTCCGGGGTGAGCTCCATGGCCGCCACCGTGAAGCCCGCCGCCTGCAGCTCCCCGATCCCCTCGGGCCAGGAGTCCAACCGGGCCCACGGCACCTGGAAGACCGTGCCCATGCTCACGCGGATCGACCGGCGGTACAGCGGGTCGGCGCACCGTGGCGTCACCAGCACCGCGTCGATGCCCAGGCCGGCGGCGCTGCGGAACATGGCCCCGAGATTGGTGTGGTCCGTGATGTCCTCCAGCACGGCGACCCGCCGCGCGCCGTCGAGCACCTCCCGCAGCGCACGAGGCGCGGGCCGCTCCATGGCGGCCAGGGCGCCCCGGTGGAGGTGGAAGCCGGTGATCTCCTCCAGGACCGCGGACTCCCCCACGTACGCCGGGACGTCGGGGAACTGTTCGAGGACGTCGGCGAGATCCTTGATCCACTTCTCCGTGAGGAAGAAGGACCGGGGCCGGTGACCTGCGGCGATGGCCCGCCGCACCACGCGGGACGACTCGGCGATGTAGAGGCCACGCTCGGGTTCGGTCTTCAGGCGCAGCTGGACGTCGGTGAGGTTGCGGTAGTCGGCGATCCGGGGATCGGAGGCGTTCTCAAGGGCGATGAAGGGCACCCAAGGATTATGCCAGCAGCTTGCCCAGCATCACGGCCAGGGCCACGAGGCCCAGCACCACGATCACGGTGCGGAGCACCACGGGCTTGAGCTTCTGCCCGATCTTCGCGCCCAGCAGACCGCCGATCAGGGACGAGACCGCGATGAGCGCGACCACGGGCCAACTGATCCGGTCGAAGGCGAACAGCAGATAGGAGACCGCCGCGACGACGTTGACCGCGAGGACGAGGAAGTTCTTCATCGCGTTGGCCTGCTGCATGGTGCCGGTCATGAAGACCCCGAGGATGCCCACCAGCAGCACGCCCTGCGCGGCCACGAAGTAGCCTCCGTAGACGCCCGCCAGGAACACCAGGATCAGGAGCAGGACTCCGTGGTTCTTGTCCTTGAGGGCATTGCCGGGGACCTGCTCGCGGTTCCGGACCCAGCGCTGCAGCCGGGGCTGGAAGACCACCAGGAGGAGTGCGCACACGATCAGCACCGGGGCGACGTACTGGAACACCTCCTCCGGGAGGTGCAGCAGGAGGTAGGCGCCGGTGACCCCGCCGAGCAGTGAGGCCGGCATCAGAGTGGCCAGCGACCGCCAGCGGCCCTGCAGCTGCTTGCGGTACCCGAGGGCGCCGGAGACGTTGCCGGCGATCAGGCCCATGGCGTTGCTGATGGACGCCGTCACGGGAGCCGTTCCCAGCGCGACCAGCACGGGGAAGGTCACGAGAGTGCCCGAGCCCACCACCGTGTTGATGGTCCCGGCCCAGATGCCCGCGAGGAAGATCAGCGCGCCGTGCAGCCACTCCATGACGGGCGGCTCCTAGGCGCGGGCGCGGGCGGTGTACCGTCCGGCGTCGTGCCTGACGGTCAGCGGCAGGCCGAAGGTGGCGCTGAGGTGTTCCTCAGTCAGCACGTCGGCGATCGGACCGGCGGTCACCACCTCGCCATCACGCAGCAGCAGAGCGTGCGTGAACGACGGCGGGACCTCCTCCAGGTGATGCGTCACCAGGATGGTCACCGGGGACATCGGGTCGGCGGCGAGCTTGGACAGCTCGGCGACGAGCTCCTCGCGTCCGCCGAGATCCAGGCCGGCGCCGGGCTCGTCGAGGAGGAGCAGCTCGGGGTCGGTCATGAGGGCGCGCGCGATCTGGGTGCGCTTCCGTTCGCCTTCGCTCAGCGTGGCGAACTGCCGGTTGAGAAGGGGCCCCATGCCCCAGGCGTTCAGGAGCCGGAAGGCGCGGCGCTCATCGGCCCGTTCGTAGCCCTCACGCCAGCGGCCGGTCACGCCGTAGGCGGCGGTGACCACCACGTTCAGGACGGTCTCGTCCTCCGGGATGTGGTTGGCCAGGGCGGCCGAGGAGAGTCCGATCCGGGGGCGCAGTTCGAAGACGTCCACGCGTCCGAGGCGCTCGTCGAGGATGTCCACGGCGCCGTCGCTCGGGTGCATCCGCGCACCCGCCAGCTGGAGCAGCGTGGTCTTGCCCGCGCCGTTCGGGCCGAGCACCACCCACCGCTCGCCGTCGTTGACCTGCCAGGAAACATCGTTCAGAAGTGTTTTCCGGCCCCGGCGCACCGAGACATGGCTCAACTGGAGGACTTCACTCATGACATAAAACCCTAGGGTAAAAGTGGGTTCCATGGATAACCGCAACGCTGGCTACCATGGCTGAATGCAGTCACACTTCTCCGCCCTCGCCTATGCCCCGGAACTGTCCGCCTCAGCCTTGCAGGAGGCGTCCGCCGTCCTCGCACGGCACGGAGCGGTGGACGGCGAGTGGCGGCCCCTCGGCGCGGAGGGGTTTCAGGCGGCCGAACTGACCGTGGTGGCCCCGGCCGACGCGGACGCCGCCTCGGTCGTGCCGGAGCAGTGGCTCGTCTCGGCCCGTGAGGCGCTGGCCGAGGCCGGCCTGAGCATCGACGTGGCCGTCGTGCCCTCCGCGCTCCGCCAGGCCGAGCGGAAATTCCTCATCATGGACGTCGACTCGACCCTCATCCAGCAGGAGGTCATCGAGCTGATCGCCGCCCACGCCGGCAAGGAGGCCGAAGTGGCCGCGGTGACCGAGGCGGCCATGCGAGGCGAGCTCGACTTCGCGGCGAGTCTCCACCAGCGCGTGGCTCAGCTGGCCGGCCTGCCCGAGACCGTCTTCGACGAGGTCCGCCAGGCCGTGCGGCTCAGCGTGGGGGCGCAGCGTCTCGTGGACGCCTTCCATGGCGCCGGGCACCGGGTGGCCGTGGTCTCGGGCGGCTTCAACCAGATCCTGGGGCCGCTGGCCGAAGAACTGGGTCTCGACTTCTGGCTTGCCAACGACCTGGAGGTCCAGGACGGCCTGCTGACCGGCCGTGTCACCGGCGACGTGGTGGACCGCGCCACGAAGGCCAGCCGCCTCCGCGAGTGGGCCCAGGCCTCCGGCGTGCCGCTCGAGGCCGCGATCGCGGTCGGCGACGGCGCCAACGACCTGGACATGCTCGCGACGGCGGGCCTCGGCGTCGCGTTCAACGCGAAGCCCGCGGTGCAGGCCGCCGCGGACGCCGCCATCAACGTCCCGAACCTGGACGCCGTGGCGGTCCTGGCGGGCGTGCCGCTGGCCTGACCCGGACTCCCGTCAGACGCACGACGGCGGCCACTCCCCTGAGGGGTGCGGCCGCCGTCGTCGTGTCCGGGGTGGGCGCTACTTCTGGAAGTGCTCCGCGCCGCCGGCGTACTCGGTGTGGCCCGTGGGGACGTCGGCCGTCACCATGCGGGCGACCTCGACGCCGAACTCCTCGACCGTGAACAGCTTGCCGGCCTCGGCGCGGCGCTCGGCGATCGCGCCGGGACGGGCGCGGTCCAGCAGGGTGGCCGTGACGGTGCCCTCGATCATGTCGCCGGAGATGACCACGAAGCTGATGCCCTTGGCCTCGAGCGCCGGGATGAACTCGCGCAGTGCGGTCTCGCCCGCACGCTTGCTGCGCGCGACCGGCTCGTACTCCGGCATGGTGGGCACGGTGTCGA
Above is a window of Arthrobacter sp. Y-9 DNA encoding:
- the pepN gene encoding aminopeptidase N; protein product: MQNQNLKRLEAQDRSAAVKTLSYDVTLDVRDAENPDVAWFPSESVITFEASPGGSTFLDFIGDSVQAVFLNGKKLPVDEVVEGSRIRLDGLRELNQVTVLARALYSRSGEGLHRYVDPADGKTYLYTQYEPADARRVFANFEQPDLKARYTFHVTAPAHWHVASNGAETARTPLASDPRAARWDFAETLPLSTYITAVLAGPYFTAEDSWTGTDADGEPLVVPLALYCRASLADSFDTETLFAQTKRGLDFFSELFDYPYPWGKYDQAFVPEYNLGAMENPGLVTFTEEYVFASKATQAQYEQRANTLLHEMAHMWFGDLVTMQWWDDLWLKESFADFMGTLGVDRASDFTTSWVNFANQRKAWAYVQDQLPTTHPVVADIPDLEAAKQNFDGITYAKGAAVLKQLVAYVGFDAFVEGARSYFKRHEFGNTTLADLLHELDAASGKELASWSQAWLETSGISTLRLEIQDDDGVITAAGIVQDAIDPITGAAALRPHRLRLGLYEPDATGRLVRTEVLDLDVDGAETEVEALTGRARPALALLNDDDLSYAKIRLDDVSYETVTGQLDLLDDPMARALAWNAVWSATRDGQRPAEEYLRMAMRFAHTENTIGVLQSVLSNAVFAVNHYVPADGRDALRDELTRTAVARLQDAEPGSDAQLAWARCVMALSLHSGEALHLITGLLGGGRQVDGLVLDTKLRWAALQALAAHGRLDRPALDAELAREDNADARAGHALAVAARPTAEAKAEAWAACGPDTELSNRNFSATIAGFMTGSGKLLAPYVEPYFERLTSVWGSMSIGMASRLVLGFFPDAQDLAPGQAPAEHPVVVQCDQWLAAHEDAPRALRRLILEERDKLVRSLRAQAAGSQA
- a CDS encoding peptidase E; translated protein: MRGTIVTLGGGGFSMSEDGASLIDDQILALSGSSRPKVCFVPTASGDDGGYIRRFEDAFRGRVTTSVLSLFCRDPWGYTDPAMLLDQDVVYVGGGSTVNLLELWRRHDVSELMAQAAAQGAVLAGISAGMNCWYEASSTDSFGPLAPLSDGLGLLRGSACPHYRGEPGRRERYLGWVAEGSLPSGYAVDDYAALLFRDGELSGGFAERPGSQAFRVELDAGSAVEREIPLQLLS
- a CDS encoding lipoate--protein ligase family protein, whose translation is MPKRHGEFKVPGGKLVVADLEVSDGKLADVSISGDFFLEPDEALDAINAALEGSPADSPSSVLAGRIKDALPVNAQLFGFSPESVATAVRRALGLASTWRDHEWEVIGPGVLPTEVNVALDEVLTRAVGAGERRPALRFWDWEETAVVIGSFQSYRNELNPEGVARHHVNVVRRISGGGAMFMEGGNCITYSLYLPQSLVDGQSFEASYAFLDAWVIEALERVGVKARYVPLNDIATDQGKIGGAAQKRLANGGMLHHVTMSYDIDADKMVEVLRIGQEKLSDKGTRSAKKRVDPLKRQAGLDRLAIIDVMMDVFAERYGAVRAELSDAELAAARELAASKFSTPEWLHRVP
- a CDS encoding type B 50S ribosomal protein L31 — its product is MKSDIHPKYQAIVFNDLASGVKFLTRSTATSSKTIEWEDGNTYPVIDVEVSSESHPFYTGKQRIMDSAGRVERFNARFKGFGKK
- the arr gene encoding NAD(+)--rifampin ADP-ribosyltransferase — encoded protein: MSEALDEGPFYHGTKADLKAGDLLTAGFRSNYKPEIVMNHIYFTALRDGAGLAAELAAGEGEPRVYLVEPTGDFENDPNVTDKKFPGNPTRSYRSAEPLRILGEVTDWTRLTPEALQGWRDRLAAIRADERAEIIN
- a CDS encoding RNA methyltransferase, with the protein product MPFIALENASDPRIADYRNLTDVQLRLKTEPERGLYIAESSRVVRRAIAAGHRPRSFFLTEKWIKDLADVLEQFPDVPAYVGESAVLEEITGFHLHRGALAAMERPAPRALREVLDGARRVAVLEDITDHTNLGAMFRSAAGLGIDAVLVTPRCADPLYRRSIRVSMGTVFQVPWARLDSWPEGIGELQAAGFTVAAMELTPESLTIDALAARSPERLALILGTEGAGVTAEALEAADVAVEIPMRPGVDSLNVAAASAVAFWELRAR
- a CDS encoding sulfite exporter TauE/SafE family protein, coding for MEWLHGALIFLAGIWAGTINTVVGSGTLVTFPVLVALGTAPVTASISNAMGLIAGNVSGALGYRKQLQGRWRSLATLMPASLLGGVTGAYLLLHLPEEVFQYVAPVLIVCALLLVVFQPRLQRWVRNREQVPGNALKDKNHGVLLLILVFLAGVYGGYFVAAQGVLLVGILGVFMTGTMQQANAMKNFLVLAVNVVAAVSYLLFAFDRISWPVVALIAVSSLIGGLLGAKIGQKLKPVVLRTVIVVLGLVALAVMLGKLLA
- a CDS encoding ABC transporter ATP-binding protein; this translates as MSEVLQLSHVSVRRGRKTLLNDVSWQVNDGERWVVLGPNGAGKTTLLQLAGARMHPSDGAVDILDERLGRVDVFELRPRIGLSSAALANHIPEDETVLNVVVTAAYGVTGRWREGYERADERRAFRLLNAWGMGPLLNRQFATLSEGERKRTQIARALMTDPELLLLDEPGAGLDLGGREELVAELSKLAADPMSPVTILVTHHLEEVPPSFTHALLLRDGEVVTAGPIADVLTEEHLSATFGLPLTVRHDAGRYTARARA
- the serB gene encoding phosphoserine phosphatase SerB, with translation MQSHFSALAYAPELSASALQEASAVLARHGAVDGEWRPLGAEGFQAAELTVVAPADADAASVVPEQWLVSAREALAEAGLSIDVAVVPSALRQAERKFLIMDVDSTLIQQEVIELIAAHAGKEAEVAAVTEAAMRGELDFAASLHQRVAQLAGLPETVFDEVRQAVRLSVGAQRLVDAFHGAGHRVAVVSGGFNQILGPLAEELGLDFWLANDLEVQDGLLTGRVTGDVVDRATKASRLREWAQASGVPLEAAIAVGDGANDLDMLATAGLGVAFNAKPAVQAAADAAINVPNLDAVAVLAGVPLA